The following proteins come from a genomic window of bacterium:
- a CDS encoding MATE family efflux transporter, whose amino-acid sequence MARRPLPDLLNGPLTSTLVRLSFPQAGAMLLNSGLGVVDLIYVGLLGKHALAAVALCFPLHFLIITAGAGTNTAVSAVLARYFGSGDAEHTDRIVLYSFFAWFGLTALMMPLGLLIARPLLESTGADPGVVEMAHRYASTLYWGVGAILGQMILGGLYRGAGDTRFPFWVLTLTVGINAVLDPLLIFGLGPFPRLGVYGAALATVLSRVVGLGVISFHLFTRRGPVKFNPKSLRWDPEAYRRLWRLAVPGFIQRAVVPVAIQIVLYIITPLGVAVVGAYGVAQRLFNLVQLPAIGFSTGAMVMIGQCHAAGLTDRVRRTSMDSVWITTLITGGLSLLIWVFAPFFVSLFSDSPEVTRAGTVLVRWLAVAQPAAGLILLVNGYFNAMGQGLYAMLPTIGQRLLLEPGGLVLGLLLGGLTGAWAGMMAGGLVAGGISLLVLFYRWRALRREAVGG is encoded by the coding sequence ATGGCCAGACGACCGCTGCCGGACCTCCTCAACGGACCGTTGACCTCCACCCTGGTCCGGCTGTCATTTCCCCAGGCCGGGGCGATGCTTTTGAACTCAGGCCTCGGGGTCGTGGACCTCATCTACGTCGGGTTACTGGGTAAGCACGCCCTGGCCGCGGTGGCCCTCTGCTTCCCGCTGCACTTCCTCATCATCACCGCCGGAGCGGGGACGAACACCGCCGTGAGCGCGGTGCTCGCCCGTTACTTCGGCTCCGGTGACGCCGAGCACACCGACCGCATCGTGCTCTACTCCTTCTTCGCCTGGTTCGGTCTGACGGCGCTCATGATGCCGCTGGGGCTGCTCATCGCCCGTCCGCTCCTCGAATCCACCGGTGCGGATCCCGGCGTCGTGGAAATGGCCCACCGGTACGCCAGTACCCTCTACTGGGGGGTGGGCGCCATCCTGGGTCAGATGATTCTGGGCGGTCTCTACCGCGGTGCCGGGGACACCAGGTTCCCCTTCTGGGTCCTGACGCTGACGGTGGGGATCAACGCGGTGCTGGACCCGTTATTAATATTCGGTCTGGGTCCCTTCCCCCGTCTGGGTGTCTACGGGGCCGCGCTGGCCACGGTGCTGAGCCGGGTCGTCGGGCTCGGGGTCATTTCCTTCCACCTCTTCACGCGTCGGGGACCCGTCAAATTCAACCCAAAGTCCCTTCGGTGGGACCCGGAGGCCTACAGGCGCCTCTGGCGCCTGGCGGTGCCCGGTTTCATCCAGCGGGCCGTCGTTCCAGTCGCCATCCAGATCGTTCTATACATCATCACCCCTCTGGGGGTGGCGGTGGTGGGCGCCTACGGGGTGGCTCAGCGCCTGTTCAATCTGGTCCAACTGCCCGCCATCGGCTTCAGCACCGGAGCGATGGTGATGATCGGGCAATGTCACGCCGCCGGATTGACGGACCGGGTGCGTCGTACCTCGATGGATTCGGTGTGGATAACCACCCTCATCACCGGTGGGTTGTCCTTGCTCATCTGGGTCTTCGCCCCCTTCTTCGTCTCCCTCTTCTCCGACTCCCCGGAGGTGACCCGTGCCGGAACGGTGCTGGTGCGTTGGCTGGCCGTCGCCCAGCCCGCGGCGGGCCTGATCCTGTTGGTCAACGGTTACTTCAACGCCATGGGGCAGGGGCTGTACGCCATGCTCCCCACCATCGGGCAGCGGCTGCTGTTGGAACCGGGCGGTCTCGTTCTGGGGCTGCTTTTGGGCGGCCTGACCGGCGCCTGGGCCGGGATGATGGCCGGCGGCCTGGTGGCTGGTGGAATCAGCCTCCTGGTGCTCTTTTACCGCTGGCGGGCGCTCCGGCGCGAGGCGGTGGGGGGGTAG
- a CDS encoding alpha/beta fold hydrolase codes for MTIPMIPGTLLGKLLDRYLFRRVQPSLLDRRTPPEELAAQRRRDLTTELRAAVGTPAPRSADLGGELNDLRVGLAYRPAALSSPEVVGRLYGETDPDNPAVLFVHGWLQPSYLSLSETAALLVRRGLAVFVLELPHHLSRRPPGEAHGARLVSGDLKLTLDSLVQATAEVSAAAAWLRNRAGGLFTMGFSLGGLIAGLHACLAEEPPDEVVLIAPAARPADILIRSPLADRVRRTVFAQGVTPREIRRVLSPLDLTRLRPRTPPERVYLVAGRGDRAVPVAVLRGLRDRWGCRYEEVSGGHISLWLPLVAGEGLGFDRGLSWCRRVADFLEGRGGGA; via the coding sequence TTGACGATTCCGATGATACCGGGCACGCTTCTGGGTAAACTACTGGACCGCTACCTCTTCCGGCGGGTTCAGCCGAGCCTTTTGGACCGGCGGACGCCCCCGGAGGAGCTCGCCGCCCAGCGGCGCCGCGACCTCACCACCGAGCTTCGGGCGGCCGTCGGCACACCGGCTCCCCGGTCGGCCGACCTCGGCGGGGAACTGAATGACCTCCGGGTGGGCCTCGCCTACCGCCCCGCGGCCCTCTCCTCGCCCGAGGTCGTCGGTCGGCTCTACGGGGAGACCGATCCCGACAACCCCGCCGTTCTCTTCGTCCACGGCTGGCTCCAGCCCAGTTACCTCTCCCTGTCGGAGACGGCGGCGCTCCTGGTGCGCCGGGGCCTGGCCGTCTTCGTCCTCGAGCTGCCCCATCACCTGAGCCGCAGGCCCCCGGGCGAGGCCCACGGCGCGCGCCTCGTCTCCGGCGACCTGAAGCTCACGCTGGACTCCTTAGTTCAGGCGACGGCGGAGGTGTCCGCCGCGGCGGCCTGGCTGCGGAATCGAGCGGGCGGTCTTTTTACCATGGGCTTCAGCCTGGGGGGCCTAATCGCCGGGCTCCACGCCTGTCTGGCGGAGGAGCCGCCGGACGAGGTCGTGTTAATTGCCCCGGCGGCCCGACCGGCGGATATTCTCATCCGCTCGCCGCTCGCCGACCGGGTGAGGCGGACCGTCTTCGCCCAGGGCGTCACGCCGCGGGAAATCCGCCGCGTGCTGTCCCCGTTGGACTTGACCCGGCTCCGGCCGCGGACCCCTCCGGAGCGCGTTTACCTCGTCGCCGGGCGGGGGGATCGGGCGGTGCCGGTGGCCGTTCTGCGGGGGCTGCGGGACCGCTGGGGCTGTCGGTACGAAGAGGTGTCGGGGGGGCACATCAGCCTCTGGCTGCCGCTGGTGGCGGGCGAGGGACTGGGGTTCGATCGCGGGCTGTCCTGGTGCCGGAGGGTGGCCGATTTCCTCGAAGGGCGGGGTGGAGGGGCCTGA